The Nostoc sp. 'Peltigera membranacea cyanobiont' N6 genome contains the following window.
TCTTGGCGTTTTTTGATGCTGCCTTGAATTGTGCGATCGCCTATGCGAATTAGCATATCATCAACGGCGGCTTCATCGGGTAAGGGGAAGATATAAAGGGCTTCTAGGGTTGTGGTAAAGGGATTTTCAAAGCTTTGGGTAACTTCCACCCGTGAGATGTTACCATCTATTTTGGCTTTTACTTCAGTGTGTTTGAGGGGAAAAGCAATCTGTTGGCTAGAGTTTTGCAGATATAAGCCACTGCGTTGTTGTTCTAGGGTTTGAGTCATAATCTTTACCTGGCGCTTTTGTTTGCTGTCTTTAGCGTAGGTGTATTTTTCTGGGAGATATGCTCAGTTTTATGCTCAGTTATTGGCTCAGTGATGGGTTTAGGGTGAAATATTCAGTTCCGTTTAAGCATATACTAACTAATTTTTTTAGATACTACTTGCAGCCTATATGATTTTAGCAGTATACTAATGTAATAAAAATTACTAAAAATAAACCCATTAAAATACTTATTACAATAAAAACACATTAGCAAACTTAGTAGTTAAATATACATTTATATCAAGATAAAACTTATGCGTCTCGATTCAGTTCTCGTTAGATTTTATAAGTCATTCAATGTTGACTATATGAAGCAACATGATTCTAGAGTGCATAAAAAGCCTTGGGAAATCATTAAAGCCGATGATACTGAAATGTGGTATCCCTATATTCAAGTACCGATAGATCCAAAAATCACAGCTATTGTAGGTGCAAATGAATCAGGTAAGTCTCATCTTTTAAGTGCTATTGAAAAAGCAATTACTGGGTATGCTATTGAATACGACTCTAAAAAACAACCAATTTCTTCAAGAGATTTTTGTCGCTATTCAGAGCGTTTTCTTGTAACTTCTGACAAAAATCGTCTACCTGATTTTGGTACAGAATGGTCATGTCTATCTGAGATAGAGTGTAAGCACATCAAAAAACTATCTGATATTTCTCAAAGCCGTCCATTAGATAGATTTTTTCTTTTTAGGACTAGTGGCAACTTGCTCAGTATATACCTTCCTGAAGATGAGGGAAAATATTCCTCTCATGAAGTTAATCCTGAAAAAGTAGATGAGTTTATAAAAATACTACCAGGAACTCGCAGGCTGAAGAGTAACATAGCACTTCCTTCAAGTATACCAATTCAAAAACTTGTTCAAAAAGTCAAAGGTGAAGCTGATTGTACTAGATATGAAATACTTTCAACTACTCATCGTCAAAGAATTCGTAAGTTAATAGATGAGTTTTATAAGAACCCCGAAAAATTTAATAATTCTAAAAATTCATATACTTCTAATGAAGATAAGGTATCCAATAATGTAATACAAGAAATTATCAATATTTTATCTGACCCCGATAGCAATTTAAACGAAAAAGATAAAGATAAGCAAGAAGAAGAGGTTAATCTGACTTACCAATTACTCTGTACAATTGCTGAAGTTAATGAGATAAATTTGCTAGATTTAGCTCACTCAATGGAAGCTAATGATGTAGGATATACACAGGCTATAATAGATAAAATAAATAGACAACTATCGGCAAATCTTAACTTTCCAAACTATTGGGTTCAAGATAGCAAATTTCGCTTACTCATGTCAGCAAAAGATCATAATCTGGAATTCACAATAGTTGACAGAACAGGAACAAAATATTCTTTTGATGAACGTAGTAATGGTTTGAAGTATTTCCTTAGTTACTTCATTCAGCATCGCTCCTATGAACCTCCAAATAATGTCCCTGAAATTCTATTAATGGACGAGCCTGATGCTTTCCTATCCAGTCGAGCGCAGCAAGATTTATTGAAAATCTTTGAGGAAGTTGCAAATTCAGAAAATGGAAAATCAGCCTCTCAGGTAGTATATGTAACTCATTCACCATTTTTGATAGATAAAAATCACGGCGAAAGAATTCGAGTTTTAGATAAAGGAAGTGATTATGAAGGTACTCGTGTAGTAAAAAGTGTATCTAGAAATCACTATGAACCACTGCGTTCTGCATTTGGTGCTTTTGTAGCTGAAACTGTTTATATCAGTCATTGCAATTTAATGGTAGAAGGACCTGTTGATCAAGTCCTTCTTGCAGGAGTATCAACTTACTTACGTACTTTTGATGTAGCTTCCAAGCGTGAATCACTTGATCTGAACGAAGTGACTATTGTTCCTGCTGAGGGAGCATCAAATATTCCATACTTAACTTATCTAGCTCGTGGACGTGACTCAGAACAACCAGCAGTAATTGTTTTACTAGATAGTGATGATTCCGGTAATAACGCTAAAAAAGAATTAACTAAGAAAGGTTATGGTCCTCGAAAAAAACCACCACTAAAAGAAGAATTTGTCCTGCAAATTGGTGATTTGAGGCAATTAGGTGTTAATTTTCCTGAAACACTTTCAAGTCCTGAAGTTGAAGATTTAATACCAATACCTATTAGTGTTTTAGCTGCTCAAAAATTTGCTTCAGAGGTGCGGGGTATTAGGGAGCGTGACACTAGAGATATTACGGAAGAATTTGTTCAGCAAAAAGTTGAATTAGGTGAAACAATGTTTGATGCTGTAGATGCTTGCGTTAAACAATGTTCAAAAGATCCACACTATCTTGATAAAGTAGGGTTTGCACGCAGCGTTGTTGAAGTAATTAACTCTTTAAAAAGAGACACAAATCGAGAAGTGAAATATACTGACGCTTTAGATAAATTTGAATTCAATTTCAAGATATTATTTCGAGAACTTGACAGACGAAAATCTTTAGCAGAACTTGAGCGCACTAGAGAAAAAGCTTCTCAAAAGCTCAAAGATATTGAGGAAAGTTTTTTCTCTAATCATCCAAATACTGCTAATCGGGAAGATGTTGTACAGTTTTTAGAAAAACTAGAAGCTCTTTTACTTTCAGATGATAGTTTTGATAGTGATGAAATTAGAAAAGGTATAGGATGTATTAGGAATGATTACCAGCTTAACTTTAATTTGGGTGAACGTGTAGAAAATTATGAAAAATTCAAGCAAGATTTGCAACGTCTTAAGTATTTAGGTAAGTTTGCAAGTCAAGAAAAACAGGAAAATTTACAAATTATTAATGAAGGTAAATCAATTAATTCATCAGGCAATAATCAGAGTTTAGAGTCATCTAAAGCTTCTCCGTTAGATCATGATGATTCAGATACTTCTTCATCATCTGAAGCAAAAATTATGAATGTTAAAAAATCTAAGAGTAAAAATAATACAGGCAATGCTGATTCTACAGCTTCTAGTTAACTTTAAGGTTTCTCTTATTATGTAGACTAAGGAATTGGTAGTTGCAGTGCAGTCGTTTTGCGTGGCTTTGATTTCTTCATTCCTCTTGCTGATTCCCATTCTTCCATGATTCCGTTAGCCAAATTAGTTAATCTTTCTACTGCTGGATCTGTATCCCCAATTTCTGAACCAATCCAGTAACGTTGTAACTTTTCTGCTGCATAAAATGTCGTACCAGATCCTGCAAATGGATCAACTACAATTTGTCCCGGATTAGATGCCATTGCAATAATTCGCTCTAGCATAATTGGCGCAAGTTCATTTGCAACTCGTTTTTTGTGTTGACGATGCCGAACTGGTGGAATGTCAATCCACATCTCTTCTGCCAATGTCCATAAAATTTCATTAGAATTAGCCTCAGAAACATCTTCCCAAACTTCTTCTGGTTCATCCCAAACATCCATTAAGTTAATACCCTTCTGGTTAAGTTTTTTGCGATGTCCACCATAATCACGAATTTCTCCACCGCAATGGCGACAAACTTGAATTGGGGTGTAAACTTTATTGAACACTGCTGGTTCTCCTTTAGTGTAATAGAGTAACCCGTAGTGAGCAGGAGACATTTTTTTACCTCTGGGAAAAGCTTTCGGCATTCTGCAAGCAATCCAATGACGAAAACACATTCCTTGCTGATTCAGATATGCACCATATTCTATACACCATTTTGGCAAGTTAAATACAAATAAACTGCCACCTGATTTAAGGACTCGAATACTTTCATCAAGCCACTGTTGCGACCAGATTAAATATTGATTCGTCTCCATTTTATCGTTAACGCCTTCACCATATTCTTTACCAAGATTAAAAGGTGGATCGGCAAAAATAATATCTACAGATTCATTAGGTAACGCTGACAAAAGTTTCAAACAATCCCCCTGATAGAGAGTTCCATACTCACTCTTGTAAACCTGTTTCAATTCTTTTTGAGTTGCAACATCAGTCGCAATTAGTTGAAAAGGCAGCATTAATTTAACCTTTAGTAAGTTAGTATAGCTTAAGTCTACAAAACTTTATTGTCAATCGTCAATAGAGTTTTCTTGAGAAGTTGTGCTACGAGGTTGATAAGGTTTTCCAGTAGGCTGATTCTGATATCTCTCTACTTCAGCAGGTTCTATGTAGTAATAACGCCCAAGTTTATGAGCTACGATCTGACCATTTTTAATTAAGTCGTGTACTCGCTGACGGGTTACACTAAGTAATTTAGCAGTTTGAGCCACAGAGAGTAACTCAGGAGTGTTGTTAGAAGCCGAGTCTGTCATACTATGTATAGTCTAGAATAATGTCTTAATTCTGCCGAGCCGTTTTACCGATATTGCATCCTAAAGTGTAAATATTATGATATAAAAACCGTTAACTGAGTGGAAGTTATCAGAGCCTCTTCGTGAAACTGGTAAAATTTGTCAAAAATATTGGTAAATAACATGAATTTAAAAGATATCAAAGAAAAATTATTCCCCATAATTAAAGTAATATCTATAGTAGCGATCGCAAGTGCAATAGGCTTAGGAATGTGGAATATTCAAGCATTAGCAAGTAACAATCATCTACCTATTATCTTAAATCCAGTTTTGATAATTGCTCACTTGGCATTGTCGGCTCATTTCGTTGAAGCAATAATTGCCGCTTGTTATGCACCTGCGAAAAATCAAAAGCCAATCCAATATGGAATTTATACTTTTTTTGTAGGTACAATTGGTTTATTAGAATTGTTTGAAACTCATTCCCAGATACCCTACTTATCTCATAAGTCGGAATCTAACCCATAGATGTATGTCAAACTCGCTGAAAGCATCAACAGCAGGACTAGCAATTGTAGACAAATCCCGTCAACGTCTAGGTTGGACAAAAACTAGCACGGCGCGTTGGTGGCAAGATGCCCATACCTCTAAAGCTACTTTACGCCGATTTTGGCAAGGCGATCGCATTCAGCGAGAAATCTTCATCGCCATCTGTCAAGCTGTTGGTATTGTCAACTGGGAAGCGATCGCAGATCCATCTAATGCAGACTTAGAATCTATTGCAGATATCACTACGCCTTACTTAGACTACAATGAAGCACCTGATATCGAAAGCTTCTATGGACGAAATCAGGAATTGGCACAATTAGAAGAATGGCTCACCAGCCAAAACTGTAAATTAGTCACCATTAATGGTATTGCTGGTATTGGCAAAACCGCCCTAGCACTGGCTTTAGTAGACCGCATTCAGTCAAAATTTGATTGTTTAATTTGGAAGTCTCTGCAAACTTCCCCATTTCTCATTTCCCTGCTGAATAGCTTACTAAACTCCTTTGAGCAAAGCGTTGTGCAGAATATTCAACAAGGTACTGCACAACTCATCCAGCAGTTACAAAAACGTCGCTGTCTGTTGATATTGGATGGATTCGAGGCTACTTTCTCCCAGCCAGAAGACCTCAGCTATGGGCAATTTATCCAACAATTAAGTCGGGAACGGCATCAAAGTTGTATTCTGATTAGCAGCCGCGAACAGATAAACGCTGGTGAAATTAATAGCAAAACATTTCGCTGTTTAAATCTCAAAGGCTTGCAAAAAACAGAGGCTGTAGAATTATTACAATCAAGGGGATTTACAGGCAAGGAACTAGGCTTATCAGTATTAATTCAGCTTTATCGCGGTAATCCCTTGGCGCTGAAACTGGTAACACCATTGATTCAGTCTGTATTTGCTGGGAATGTTGCTGCTTTTTTGAGTCAGAATACTCTAATTGTAGGCGATCGCTTATGTGTGATCCTCAAACAGCAATTTGAGCAACTTTCCGGCTTAGAGCAAGATATTCTCTACTGGCTGGCTATTTGGCAAGAACCTGTGTCATTCTCTCGATTGCAAACCCATTTGCTGATATCCGTTGACCCAGCGATGGTTTTAGAGGGCATTGTAGCGTTAGAAAGGCGATCGCTTTTAGAAAAATGGGTCAGCGATTATGAACTCTCATTTACATTGCAACCCCTGATAATGAAAGTGGTGACAGATGAATTGGTAGAACATACTGCTCAAGAGATTCATCGAGTTGTGCAGAGTCATGATATTCGTCATTTTCAGATATTGCGAACCCATTGGTTGCTACGACCGGGTACTGACGATATTGCAGGCGATCGCATTTTAACTCAACTTTGGAAAAAGCTCTGGCAGTTGTATGGTGCAACTCTTCCACAAATGCTTAATCAGATTCTGTTGTTATTAAAGGATCAATCTCCTTTGGCAATGGGTTACATCGGGAGCAATTTAGCCATCCTCTCAGGAATAGACTCGTTAGAGACTTCCAAAGAATAAATTTTCCGCAATGGCGGCTGTAAGTGCGATCGCTTGCGTGTGATTCTCAAACAGCAATTTGAGCCACTTGGGGTAACAGATGAATTAGTGAAACATACTGCTCAAGAGATTTATAGCGTTTCCCAGTCTGGTGAGATACAAGAACCCCACCCCCAACCCCCTCCCCGCAAGCGAGGAGGGGGCTATGATGTAACTCATGTGATTAAGAAACGCTATATCAAGTTGTGCAGAATAATGATATTCGCCATTTTCAGATAGAAATAGACAAACACTAATGATTTATCTATTTCTATCTGTGATTTTCTAGTGTCGATACCTGGGAATTAAACGATTAGGCTGGTTGTATTTCTGGATTACCATCTGTAACTACAAATGAAGCCTTTTTGCTAATGGTGCCAAATGGAGTTTCCACCTCTGACATCACAAGATAATCTGTCTTCCAGGTTGTGGGAGTCACAGCACAGCGAACATATCCCCGTCTATTGTTGTAAAATTTAACCTGTAGGTTCTCTGATATGTAATTGGGGATAGTGTCTGAGCCATTTCCTCCAGAGGTTATTGAGGTACAGACGAATTCACTGCCCACCGTAGCAGATTCTGGGTTATTAAAGTCAGCCTTTAAATTTATTGCCCAGTTGGAATGGACATCGCCTGATAATACTACTGGATTAGATGGTTTGCGCTGTTCTAAGAAACGCATGAGGCGATCGCGCGAAGCCACATAACCATCCCACTTATCCATACTATAGGTTGCGCCTGGCCCTTCAGTTCTGTCTATCTGAGCAACTATAACTTGTTGAGCTAAAACGTTCCACTTAGCCTGTGATTTATCTAAGCCATTATATAGCCAATCCTCCTGTGCTTTACCAGTAATGGTTCCATTCGGATCTTCTCCACAAGGACGTGCTTTAGTACCATCACCACATGGCTGATCGGTGCGATATTGGCGGGTATCTAAGACATGGAAGGTGGCTAAGTTACCAAAGGAGAGCCGACGGTAAAGTTGCATATCGGGGCCAACAGGACGCGAGAAGGGGCGCAGTGGCATGTGTTCGTAGTAAGCCTGATAAGCAACAGCCCGCCGTTGGAGGAAGATTGCCGGATCTCGATCTGGTTCAGTATCAATTTCTGAAATATCGTTGGCGTAGTTGTTTTCTACTTCGTGGTCATCCCAGGTAACAATCCAAGGAAATGCTGCATGGGCTGCTTGCAGATTGGTATCAGTTTTATAAAGGGCGTGACGGTTGCGGTAATCTTCTAAAGTGAGAATTTCTGAACTATTGTGTTGTCTGGGACTAGTGGTTGAGACTCCGCCTTCATAGATGTAATCGCCAACATGCACTACTAAATCGAGGTCGTCCTGTGCTAGATATTTGTAGGCGGTAAAGAATCCCTGCTGATAGTTTTGGCAAGAAACAAGGGCAAAGTTCAATTTGTTCAAATAGCTATTTGCTAAAGGTGCTGTACGAGTGCGACCAATAGGGCTAGCATCTTGACCAACAAGAAAGCGATACCAGTACAAAGTATTAGATTGCAATCCTTCTACTACAACTCGCACTGAGTGAGCTAATTCTGGGGTTGCAAGTACTGTACCTCTAGAGACAATGCGCCTCATATCAGGATCGGTTGCTACTTCCCAGCGAATTGGTACATTCACAGGTGGCATTCCACCTCCCTCTAAGGGTTCGGGAGCGAGACGAGTCCAAATCACTACGCTGCTAGAATCGGGATCGCCCGATGCGACACCTAAAGTAAAAGGATAATTGGAAAATCTAGTTTTGGCGATCGCTGTTTGATGAGAAAATTGGTTAGCGATCGCTAAACCAGACAATGCTCCAGCACCGATAATTAAGTTGCGTCGTTTTATTCGACTATGCAGGAAGCGCTCAAAATTCCGATAATCTACCATTTTTCTCTCCTGAGTAACAGGTAAGTTAAAGCACAGCAACAGCTAACACAAAGAAGGCAAGGTAATCGTAGGCAAAATTAGTAATTAATTTCCTTACCACAATCAGGTTTTAATTCCTAACTTTTCTCTTGGTATCAATGTGTTAGATGTCATGTTTATACAGAAAAGTCTACTAAGAATAGATTAATTCTTGGCAAAGAAAGCGTTAATATCAACTTAACTAAGTTAGACGTTAACCTTTTTGATTGATGCTACTTTTCGCTTCATCATCAAGCCCAAACCACAAGCAAAGAGAGCGCCAACTAAAGGCGTAGATTCAGGTACTTGTCTATATGAAACACTACCTGAGATGGGTACAACATCTGAAGAAGTTCCAGAGAAAACTGTAAAATCTTCACCGACGATTTCGTAACTTAGAGAACTGCCAGAATTAGATTTATCGTTGAAGAGATAATCTAATGCAAAAGATGTTTGTCCTGTTAAAGATGTGGTTTGAAATACAACAGGGAAGTCTGGATAGTTGTTGTCATCTTGTTCTGTGTAGACGGTATAATCACCGTCAAATTGGAAAGAGAGTGACTTAATCGTAGCTTCGGGGGTATAATCGTTACTCAAAGTTGAGTCATCAAAGCTAAAAAAGCCATTCCCCTTAGTTGCAGAACTATCAACTGTGAAAGCGTAATTAATAATTGCAGCAGATACAGATTGTGCATCTACAATAGCAAAACCTAAAGTTAGACTAGCAGCAGCAAGCGCTAATTTTGAACCTATTTTCATCTCAATTTCCCTCACAATAAACTTTTGTAAGCAATGCACACTCAAAGTTATAGAAATAGTTTGTGCCTAATATCATGTCCGCATAATTAGTTATGATTCCCACAGTCATTGCACCCCACCCCTTAATCCCCTCCCCGCAAGCGGGGAGGGGAGACGAAGCATAGCTTTGGCGGGGTGGGGTTCTTCGGGTTTAATAAGTAATCAAGCGGACATGATATAACTCCCTTATTTCCCCAACAAGGATTTATCCCTGATTAGAACAGTGATATAAATCAATGATTTCTCCATTTTTAATAAAGAGAAATAAGCCTCCAAATAATTGGATGCACCTTATATTAAAATCGTGAGTTTAAGCAGACTTTAATTAGAGGTAAAATAACATTAAATTAATGATGCCTCCGGCACGCCAAAGGCGAACGCGGCTATACAAACAAAACCTACTTCCGTGGGTTTCAAATTCTTAGAGTCCGCGCAGGCGGACTTCGTTTGTGTAGCCGCGATTTCTAATGGCCTGGTATATTTGCTCAATCTCTTATTCTTCTAACATTTTGAAGAATCGAGTAAAGTAATCTGGAAAGGTTTTCGCTGTACAGCCAGGATCTTTAATAACAATTCCTGGAACCTTCAAACCAGTGACAGCAAAAGCCATTGCCATGCGATGATCGTGATAGGTTTCAATCTCTGCCGGGGTAATAGGGCCAGGCTCAATTTTTAGTCTATCGGGAAATTCTTCAACCTGAACCCCTAGCCGACGTAACTCTGTTACAACTGCTCGAATTCGGTCGGTTTCCTTATATCGAATATGTTCCACATTACGAATGGTAATCGGTGAACTAGCAAAGGGCGCGATCGCAGCTAATGTTTGCACCAAATCTGATATATCATTCATATCAATGTCGATGCCTTGCAATTGCTTCGGCCCCGTCACTTCGGTGTAATCATCCGAATCTTTAATCTCACAACCCATCTGTTCTAAGACATTCAGCCAGAGAATATCACCCTGACAAGATTGTTTCGTCAAATGTTTGACGCGCACCCGTCCACCGGTAACGGCGGCGGCGGCAAAAAAGTAAGAAGCATTTGACGCATCGGGTTCTACTGTGTAATGTCTGCCTTGGTAACGTTGACCCGCTTTAATTTGAAATTGATTATCGCCGATTTGATTCACCTCAACGCCAAAATCTGCCATCAAACGGCAGGTCATCTTAACGTAAGATTGAGAAACTAACGTTCCTTCAACTTCAATACTCGTATCTTGTTGAGCGTAAGGCGCAATCATCAGCAATGCCGAAAGTTGCTGACTTGTTTGGTTCGCTTTCAAACTAAAATTTCCGCCAGCGAATCCTTGACTATAGACGGTATAGGGCATAAACCCAGAGTTTCCCTCAAAGTTAACGGTTGCTCCCCCCGTTTGCAGCACCGTCAACATGTCACCCATTGGTCGTTCTCGCATCCGGGGAACGCCATCTAGACGATATTCACCGTTACCCAGTGCTACCAGCGCCGAAATAAACCGTGCTGCTGTGCCTGCCAAACCCACAAATAAATCTGCCTGTTTAGCGGGAATGTCGCCTCCTCTTCCCGCCACTTGGATTACTGCCTGATGAGGATTCAAAGTAATGGGAATGCCCAATTGCTCTACGCATTTGACAAAATATTCGCTGTCTTCACTAAATAAGGCATTTTCTAAAATGGAGTCACCTTGTGCCAAAGCAGCCACAAGCAACGCCCGATTAGTAAGACTTTTAGAACCAGGAATTTCTACCGTGGCATCCACTGGCCGATTTAGAGCAGGAATTGCAATGGTATCCACGTTAAACCTCTACGTAGGCGGTTAGCTACAACTTTATATATTGCCATATTGTGACCAAAAGGGGCAAAGGAAGATGAGGGGAGCAGGGGGAAAGAGGTAATTTTTAATTGTCCCCCATGCTCAATTCCCAATTCCCCATACCCAATAGTTCTTGAGTGCAAAATCTAATTCTGCTTTTGGGAATACTTGATTTATTCACCTGACTAATCTAGAACCCAGGCATTATCAATATGAAGTGGATTCAACCATCCCTATATTTTTTAGCCTTTTCCTTACCTTTAGGTTTGCTTTCTGCTTTAACAGCACAGGTACAAGCTCAATCGTATCCCAACAAAACTTGGCAAATTAGTCAAACATTTAAGCCCCCACAACGGGGAAAACCTCCTGCAAGTGCTGGTGGTTCTACTCGCGGCGGCTCTTGCTTAATAGGAAAAAAATTAATAACTTCCTTAATACCTCCAGATAAATTAGGGCTGACATTTGCTCAACGTCCAACATTTTTCTGGTATGTGCCTCCATCTCAAGTTAAAACAGCTAAGTTTGTGCTGCTAGCTGAAGACCAAGACATATTTTATGAAACATCTTTTCCACTTCCCGATAAACCCGGAATTATTAGCTTCAAACTTCCTGAGAGTTCCCCTGCACTTACTGTAGGTAAAACTTATCATTGGTATCTAACAGTTGTTTGTAATGCTCAAGACTCCAGTGGAAATCCGACTGTAGATGGTTGGGTAGAACGCACTCAACCAGGAGCATCCTTATCGGAGGCTTTAGCAAAGACAAATTTGTACAAATTGCCCACCATCTATGCAGAAGCTGGGATTTGGCATGAAGCGCTGACTAGTTTGGTGCAGCTACGCCAGACTGAGCCGAATAATTTTAAAGCGAGGCTAGATTGGAGACAATTTTTCAAGTCTGTAGGTTTGAGTGCGATCGCATCAGAACCATTGCTCGATTGTTGCACATCTAGAAGAGAAA
Protein-coding sequences here:
- a CDS encoding DNA-methyltransferase, whose product is MLPFQLIATDVATQKELKQVYKSEYGTLYQGDCLKLLSALPNESVDIIFADPPFNLGKEYGEGVNDKMETNQYLIWSQQWLDESIRVLKSGGSLFVFNLPKWCIEYGAYLNQQGMCFRHWIACRMPKAFPRGKKMSPAHYGLLYYTKGEPAVFNKVYTPIQVCRHCGGEIRDYGGHRKKLNQKGINLMDVWDEPEEVWEDVSEANSNEILWTLAEEMWIDIPPVRHRQHKKRVANELAPIMLERIIAMASNPGQIVVDPFAGSGTTFYAAEKLQRYWIGSEIGDTDPAVERLTNLANGIMEEWESARGMKKSKPRKTTALQLPIP
- a CDS encoding helix-turn-helix domain-containing protein, producing MTDSASNNTPELLSVAQTAKLLSVTRQRVHDLIKNGQIVAHKLGRYYYIEPAEVERYQNQPTGKPYQPRSTTSQENSIDD
- a CDS encoding NB-ARC domain-containing protein: MSNSLKASTAGLAIVDKSRQRLGWTKTSTARWWQDAHTSKATLRRFWQGDRIQREIFIAICQAVGIVNWEAIADPSNADLESIADITTPYLDYNEAPDIESFYGRNQELAQLEEWLTSQNCKLVTINGIAGIGKTALALALVDRIQSKFDCLIWKSLQTSPFLISLLNSLLNSFEQSVVQNIQQGTAQLIQQLQKRRCLLILDGFEATFSQPEDLSYGQFIQQLSRERHQSCILISSREQINAGEINSKTFRCLNLKGLQKTEAVELLQSRGFTGKELGLSVLIQLYRGNPLALKLVTPLIQSVFAGNVAAFLSQNTLIVGDRLCVILKQQFEQLSGLEQDILYWLAIWQEPVSFSRLQTHLLISVDPAMVLEGIVALERRSLLEKWVSDYELSFTLQPLIMKVVTDELVEHTAQEIHRVVQSHDIRHFQILRTHWLLRPGTDDIAGDRILTQLWKKLWQLYGATLPQMLNQILLLLKDQSPLAMGYIGSNLAILSGIDSLETSKE
- a CDS encoding DUF928 domain-containing protein — encoded protein: MKWIQPSLYFLAFSLPLGLLSALTAQVQAQSYPNKTWQISQTFKPPQRGKPPASAGGSTRGGSCLIGKKLITSLIPPDKLGLTFAQRPTFFWYVPPSQVKTAKFVLLAEDQDIFYETSFPLPDKPGIISFKLPESSPALTVGKTYHWYLTVVCNAQDSSGNPTVDGWVERTQPGASLSEALAKTNLYKLPTIYAEAGIWHEALTSLVQLRQTEPNNFKARLDWRQFFKSVGLSAIASEPLLDCCTSRRERHGSLR
- the aroA gene encoding 3-phosphoshikimate 1-carboxyvinyltransferase; protein product: MDTIAIPALNRPVDATVEIPGSKSLTNRALLVAALAQGDSILENALFSEDSEYFVKCVEQLGIPITLNPHQAVIQVAGRGGDIPAKQADLFVGLAGTAARFISALVALGNGEYRLDGVPRMRERPMGDMLTVLQTGGATVNFEGNSGFMPYTVYSQGFAGGNFSLKANQTSQQLSALLMIAPYAQQDTSIEVEGTLVSQSYVKMTCRLMADFGVEVNQIGDNQFQIKAGQRYQGRHYTVEPDASNASYFFAAAAVTGGRVRVKHLTKQSCQGDILWLNVLEQMGCEIKDSDDYTEVTGPKQLQGIDIDMNDISDLVQTLAAIAPFASSPITIRNVEHIRYKETDRIRAVVTELRRLGVQVEEFPDRLKIEPGPITPAEIETYHDHRMAMAFAVTGLKVPGIVIKDPGCTAKTFPDYFTRFFKMLEE
- a CDS encoding alkaline phosphatase D family protein codes for the protein MVDYRNFERFLHSRIKRRNLIIGAGALSGLAIANQFSHQTAIAKTRFSNYPFTLGVASGDPDSSSVVIWTRLAPEPLEGGGMPPVNVPIRWEVATDPDMRRIVSRGTVLATPELAHSVRVVVEGLQSNTLYWYRFLVGQDASPIGRTRTAPLANSYLNKLNFALVSCQNYQQGFFTAYKYLAQDDLDLVVHVGDYIYEGGVSTTSPRQHNSSEILTLEDYRNRHALYKTDTNLQAAHAAFPWIVTWDDHEVENNYANDISEIDTEPDRDPAIFLQRRAVAYQAYYEHMPLRPFSRPVGPDMQLYRRLSFGNLATFHVLDTRQYRTDQPCGDGTKARPCGEDPNGTITGKAQEDWLYNGLDKSQAKWNVLAQQVIVAQIDRTEGPGATYSMDKWDGYVASRDRLMRFLEQRKPSNPVVLSGDVHSNWAINLKADFNNPESATVGSEFVCTSITSGGNGSDTIPNYISENLQVKFYNNRRGYVRCAVTPTTWKTDYLVMSEVETPFGTISKKASFVVTDGNPEIQPA
- a CDS encoding AAA family ATPase, with translation MKQHDSRVHKKPWEIIKADDTEMWYPYIQVPIDPKITAIVGANESGKSHLLSAIEKAITGYAIEYDSKKQPISSRDFCRYSERFLVTSDKNRLPDFGTEWSCLSEIECKHIKKLSDISQSRPLDRFFLFRTSGNLLSIYLPEDEGKYSSHEVNPEKVDEFIKILPGTRRLKSNIALPSSIPIQKLVQKVKGEADCTRYEILSTTHRQRIRKLIDEFYKNPEKFNNSKNSYTSNEDKVSNNVIQEIINILSDPDSNLNEKDKDKQEEEVNLTYQLLCTIAEVNEINLLDLAHSMEANDVGYTQAIIDKINRQLSANLNFPNYWVQDSKFRLLMSAKDHNLEFTIVDRTGTKYSFDERSNGLKYFLSYFIQHRSYEPPNNVPEILLMDEPDAFLSSRAQQDLLKIFEEVANSENGKSASQVVYVTHSPFLIDKNHGERIRVLDKGSDYEGTRVVKSVSRNHYEPLRSAFGAFVAETVYISHCNLMVEGPVDQVLLAGVSTYLRTFDVASKRESLDLNEVTIVPAEGASNIPYLTYLARGRDSEQPAVIVLLDSDDSGNNAKKELTKKGYGPRKKPPLKEEFVLQIGDLRQLGVNFPETLSSPEVEDLIPIPISVLAAQKFASEVRGIRERDTRDITEEFVQQKVELGETMFDAVDACVKQCSKDPHYLDKVGFARSVVEVINSLKRDTNREVKYTDALDKFEFNFKILFRELDRRKSLAELERTREKASQKLKDIEESFFSNHPNTANREDVVQFLEKLEALLLSDDSFDSDEIRKGIGCIRNDYQLNFNLGERVENYEKFKQDLQRLKYLGKFASQEKQENLQIINEGKSINSSGNNQSLESSKASPLDHDDSDTSSSSEAKIMNVKKSKSKNNTGNADSTASS
- a CDS encoding PEP-CTERM sorting domain-containing protein; this encodes MKIGSKLALAAASLTLGFAIVDAQSVSAAIINYAFTVDSSATKGNGFFSFDDSTLSNDYTPEATIKSLSFQFDGDYTVYTEQDDNNYPDFPVVFQTTSLTGQTSFALDYLFNDKSNSGSSLSYEIVGEDFTVFSGTSSDVVPISGSVSYRQVPESTPLVGALFACGLGLMMKRKVASIKKVNV